A region from the Musa acuminata AAA Group cultivar baxijiao chromosome BXJ1-10, Cavendish_Baxijiao_AAA, whole genome shotgun sequence genome encodes:
- the LOC135584456 gene encoding protein PHYTOCHROME-DEPENDENT LATE-FLOWERING-like isoform X3, which produces MLLPLLEDVPKLLHPYDRTSKILFSAIECGWLPGDMLDDIPCKYYNGTLFCEVWDFRTSLSKLGLGGCDSSHDEFPKVQKVCLRMGNESVVKDLQSISDDSWTYDDLLQVESGIIKSLQPLLYLCPKPSLDRLCRTPSSKKLDLSIMGRRLTRKQHDEPEIGLKSVRMEMASSRIIDNLKTQTSGSLEHGGLCYARNTILRSMPFIQQATDWNHSILHTLQMASQPFSISDAGCSLPVPNNAAAIPSFLLPPDHNSKNSLLHTEYCATLGKRSQFQEEVTQNTAVKRPKQGTPVSDISQAEKNVLPGIQEQRRVKLSKKQQEVQISQLVVTCDRHSCPLISETSMKIIPEVEVQMTSQLYKEAAKDMVKEEPTEAKVLCRSDLVKGKKDNLVDARSKILKQQLSVQRSLPFRLQCDKDGPSFVKHPKNGDFSRKRKSTQGYQVSAESSDQFPVSQLGENQILSLGTSRTCHEVAATKLQKEDTAVDPVASVGTASMTSVSNSTLVQVSKMILKKKPKALTSAFAEGTMGINFDTSVNATRVQDISNGSLAEIIPAPAPSEANDDTTILDKFSKIQIITQRYGLGCKKNKVDSYIMTKASSCSLLPPVGILMPEDSEEIDGSRNVCKTRILTYRRVLFFFGGSSLPLSASESWRKLVLTEFDEPCGHKVGAEIVYITDAKRFHIALLPTLHLADLFAAQFTSLMEHDGYELMNDRLEHSSSTTSDSSFSSSQHNGFSGVPLLPYETSNMDHPLRRVTTLDKSICTTRLHHFSHKKILLPTRLTSSFAVARKQQLEALTNLGFMHQHIPNGWRSTTLYEDTSGNVNSAAFLSLNGLQQSPQQPQRILQSKVAGGGTEDDVMCGEELGQISGSKNPCQHFLNRGTSQITQAVDLAKTRLAVGPGMDVGLGMGRTSNGSGMTLNLDHALGRSNVYPFQNRDTYVLHFNKPLMDLCNNTCDPQYQLHVDLQQSLLQNLQHQQLQRLGPLEQHNLPMIPAAVSPRQLPRVPGRQVISGIVNVGIPQLSSQSVNCGGRFTKEDNHGKDTV; this is translated from the exons ATGCTGCTGCCTTTGCTTGAAGATGTTCCCAAGTTGCTGCACCCCTATGATAGGACATCTAAGATATTGTTTTCT GCAATTGAGTGTGGCTGGTTGCCTGGAGATATGTTGGATGACATACCTTGCAAGTACTACAATGGAACTCTTTTTTGTGAG GTGTGGGACTTTCGCACCTCTTTGTCTAAATTGGGGCTTGGTGGATgtgattcctctcatgatgagttTCCTAAAGTTCAGAAAGTCTGCTTACGAATGGGTAATGAAAGTGTGGTCAAAGACTTGCAATCAATCTCAGATGATTCTTGGACTTATGATGATCTATTG CAAGTTGAATCTGGGATCATCAAGTCCTTGCAACCGCTGCTTTATTTGTGCCCAAAGCCATCTTTGGACAGATTGTGCAGGACGCCATCTTCGAAGAAG cttgatttaagcataatggGGAGGAGATTGACAAGAAAGCAGCATGATGAGCCTGAAATTGGCCTCAAGTCTGTCCGTATGGAAATGGCAAGCAGCAGGATTATTGACAACTTGAAGACACAAACAAGTGGTTCCCTTGAACATGGAGGATTATGTTATGCTCGGAATACCATTTTAAGAAGCATGCCATTCATACAGCAAGCTACTGATTGGAACCACAGTATACTTCACACTTTGCAAATGGCTTCACAACCATTTAGTATCTCAGATGCAGGTTGCTCTCTCCCCGTTCCAAATAATGCTGCAGCAATACCAAGTTTTCTATTACCacctgatcacaattcaaaaaacTCTCTACTTCATACTGAATATTGTGCTACTCTTGGAAAAAGGAGCCAGTTCCAAGAAGAAGTTACTCAGAATACTGCTGTAAAAAGGCCAAAACAAGGAACACCAGTCTCGGATATTTCACAAGCAGAAAAAAATGTGCTGCCTGGAATCCAAGAACAGAGGAGAGTCAAGTTGTCAAAGAAGCAACAGGAAGTTCAGATTAGCCAGCTTGTTGTAACTTGTGATCGACATAGTTGTCCGTTGATAAGTGAGACTTCAATGAAAATAATTCCAGAGGTTGAGGTTCAAATGACCTCTCAGCTATACAAAGAAGCAGCAAAAGATATGGTCAAAGAAGAGCCTACTGAAGCAAAAGTTTTATGTAGGTCAGATTTGGTGAAGGGTAAGAAGGATAATCTAGTGGATGCCAGAAGTAAGATTTTAAAGCAGCAGTTATCAGTTCAGAGGTCTCTGCCATTTCGTCTGCAGTGTGATAAAGATGGTCCATCCTTTGTGAAACACCCAAAGAATGGGGATTTTTCTCGGAAAAGAAAATCGACTCAAGGTTATCAGGTTTCAGCTGAAAGTTCAGACCAATTTCCAGTGTCTCAGTTGGGTGAAAACCAGATACTGTCATTGGGAACTTCCAGGACATGTCACGAAGTTGCTGCAACTAAGTTACAGAAGGAAGATACTGCAGTAGATCCTGTGGCTTCAGTTGGAACTGCTTCCATGACATCTGTGTCCAACAGTACTTTAGTACAAGTGAGTAAGATGATACTCAAGAAAAAGCCCAAAGCTCTTACCTCAGCTTTTGCTGAAGGCACAATGGGAATTAACTTTGACACAAGTGTTAATGCTACACGAGTTCAGGACATATCAAATGGTTCCTTAGCTGAGATCATACCTGCACCAGCTCCATCAGAAGCTAATGATGATACAACCATTCTTGATAAGTTCTCCAAGATTCAAATTATAACACAAAG GTATGGACTTGGCTGCAAGAAGAACAAAGTTGACAGTTACATTATGACAAAAGCATCATCATGTTCCCTCTTACCACCAGTTGGGATCTTGATGCCTGAAGATAGTGAAGAAATTGATGGAAGTAGAAATGTTTGCAAAACCCGCATACTAACATATAGGCGTGTTCTATTTTTCTTTGGAG GAAGTAGCTTACCCTTGTCGGCTTCTGAGTCTTGGAGAAAGCTTGTCTTGACTGAATTTGATGAGCCTTGTGGTCACAAGGTAGGAGCTGAAATTGTCTACATAACTGATGCGAAGCGCTTCCATATTGCTTTACTTCCGACACTT CATCTTGCAGATTTGTTTGCTGCTCAGTTCACTTCATTG ATGGAACATGACGGATATGAACTTATGAATGATCGGCTGGAGCATTCTTCATCTACCACCTCTGATTCTTCTTTCAGTAGTTCTCAACATAATGGTTTTTCTGGTGTTCCGTTGCTCCCTTATGAAACTTCTAATATGGACCATCCATTGAGGAGAGTTACAACATTAGATAAGAGCATCTGCACTACTCGTCTGCATCATTTTTCACATAAAAAGATTCTACTTCCAACGAGATTGACATCGTCTTTCGCTGTGGCCAGGAAACAACAGCTAGAAGCTCTTACCAATTTAGGTTTCATGCATCAGCACATTCCTAATGGTTGGAGATCCACAACACTTTATGAAGACACATCGGGTAATGTAAATAGTGCTGCCTTTCTATCACTTAATGGCTTGCAGCAAAGTCCACAGCAGCCTCAGAGAATCTTGCAAAGCAAAGTGGCCGGTGGTGGAACTGAAGATGATGTCATGTGCGGGGAAGAACTTGGGCAAATTTCTGGTTCCAAAAATCCTTGTCAACATTTCTTAAACAGAGGCACCAGTCAAATAACTCAGGCAGTTGATCTAGCAAAGACCAGATTGGCAGTGGGTCCAGGGATGGATGTTGGTCTAGGTATGGGACGTACGAGTAATGGATCTGGGATGACATTAAACCTGGATCATGCTCTGGGTAGAAGCAACGTGTATCCATTCCAAAATAGAGACACGTATGTGCTACATTTTAACAAGCCATTAATGGACTTGTGCAACAATACCTGTGATCCACAGTATCAGCTGCATGTGGATCTTCAGCAAAGTCTGCTACAGAATTTGCAGCATCAACAGCTCCAGCGATTAGGCCCGCTTGAGCAGCATAATTTACCAATGATCCCAGCAGCAGTTAGTCCTCGACAGCTACCCAGAGTACCAGGCAGGCAGGTTATTTCGGGCATTGTAAATGTTGGAATCCCACAGTTGAGCTCCCAAAGTGTCAATTGTGGTGGGAGGTTCACAAAGGAAGATAATCATGGCAAAGACACTGTGTAG
- the LOC135584456 gene encoding protein PHYTOCHROME-DEPENDENT LATE-FLOWERING-like isoform X2 → MWRAPSSLSMAPRIHHAAMILRKENNSLGIECEPSFSINLHPDGFFIGKPTEGMLLPLLEDVPKLLHPYDRTSKILFSAIECGWLPGDMLDDIPCKYYNGTLFCEVWDFRTSLSKLGLGGCDSSHDEFPKVQKVCLRMGNESVVKDLQSISDDSWTYDDLLQVESGIIKSLQPLLYLCPKPSLDRLCRTPSSKKLDLSIMGRRLTRKQHDEPEIGLKSVRMEMASSRIIDNLKTQTSGSLEHGGLCYARNTILRSMPFIQQATDWNHSILHTLQMASQPFSISDAGCSLPVPNNAAAIPSFLLPPDHNSKNSLLHTEYCATLGKRSQFQEEVTQNTAVKRPKQGTPVSDISQAEKNVLPGIQEQRRVKLSKKQQEVQISQLVVTCDRHSCPLISETSMKIIPEVEVQMTSQLYKEAAKDMVKEEPTEAKVLCRSDLVKGKKDNLVDARSKILKQQLSVQRSLPFRLQCDKDGPSFVKHPKNGDFSRKRKSTQGYQVSAESSDQFPVSQLGENQILSLGTSRTCHEVAATKLQKEDTAVDPVASVGTASMTSVSNSTLVQVSKMILKKKPKALTSAFAEGTMGINFDTSVNATRVQDISNGSLAEIIPAPAPSEANDDTTILDKFSKIQIITQRYGLGCKKNKVDSYIMTKASSCSLLPPVGILMPEDSEEIDGSRNVCKTRILTYRRVLFFFGGSSLPLSASESWRKLVLTEFDEPCGHKVGAEIVYITDAKRFHIALLPTLHLADLFAAQFTSLMEHDGYELMNDRLEHSSSTTSDSSFSSSQHNGFSGVPLLPYETSNMDHPLRRVTTLDKSICTTRLHHFSHKKILLPTRLTSSFAVARKQQLEALTNLGFMHQHIPNGWRSTTLYEDTSGNVNSAAFLSLNGLQQSPQQPQRILQSKVAGGGTEDDVMCGEELGQISGSKNPCQHFLNRGTSQITQAVDLAKTRLAVGPGMDVGLGMGRTSNGSGMTLNLDHALGRSNVYPFQNRDTYVLHFNKPLMDLCNNTCDPQYQLHVDLQQSLLQNLQHQQLQRLGPLEQHNLPMIPAAVSPRQLPRVPGRQVISGIVNVGIPQLSSQSVNCGGRFTKEDNHGKDTV, encoded by the exons ATGTGGAGAGCGCCCTCCTCCCTGTCGATGGCCCCGCGGATCCACCACGCAGCGATGATCCTAAG GAAGGAAAACAATTCCCTTGGAATAG AGTGTGAACCATCCTTCTCCATTAACTTACACCCTGATGGTTTCTTTATCGGAAAACCTACTGAG GGTATGCTGCTGCCTTTGCTTGAAGATGTTCCCAAGTTGCTGCACCCCTATGATAGGACATCTAAGATATTGTTTTCT GCAATTGAGTGTGGCTGGTTGCCTGGAGATATGTTGGATGACATACCTTGCAAGTACTACAATGGAACTCTTTTTTGTGAG GTGTGGGACTTTCGCACCTCTTTGTCTAAATTGGGGCTTGGTGGATgtgattcctctcatgatgagttTCCTAAAGTTCAGAAAGTCTGCTTACGAATGGGTAATGAAAGTGTGGTCAAAGACTTGCAATCAATCTCAGATGATTCTTGGACTTATGATGATCTATTG CAAGTTGAATCTGGGATCATCAAGTCCTTGCAACCGCTGCTTTATTTGTGCCCAAAGCCATCTTTGGACAGATTGTGCAGGACGCCATCTTCGAAGAAG cttgatttaagcataatggGGAGGAGATTGACAAGAAAGCAGCATGATGAGCCTGAAATTGGCCTCAAGTCTGTCCGTATGGAAATGGCAAGCAGCAGGATTATTGACAACTTGAAGACACAAACAAGTGGTTCCCTTGAACATGGAGGATTATGTTATGCTCGGAATACCATTTTAAGAAGCATGCCATTCATACAGCAAGCTACTGATTGGAACCACAGTATACTTCACACTTTGCAAATGGCTTCACAACCATTTAGTATCTCAGATGCAGGTTGCTCTCTCCCCGTTCCAAATAATGCTGCAGCAATACCAAGTTTTCTATTACCacctgatcacaattcaaaaaacTCTCTACTTCATACTGAATATTGTGCTACTCTTGGAAAAAGGAGCCAGTTCCAAGAAGAAGTTACTCAGAATACTGCTGTAAAAAGGCCAAAACAAGGAACACCAGTCTCGGATATTTCACAAGCAGAAAAAAATGTGCTGCCTGGAATCCAAGAACAGAGGAGAGTCAAGTTGTCAAAGAAGCAACAGGAAGTTCAGATTAGCCAGCTTGTTGTAACTTGTGATCGACATAGTTGTCCGTTGATAAGTGAGACTTCAATGAAAATAATTCCAGAGGTTGAGGTTCAAATGACCTCTCAGCTATACAAAGAAGCAGCAAAAGATATGGTCAAAGAAGAGCCTACTGAAGCAAAAGTTTTATGTAGGTCAGATTTGGTGAAGGGTAAGAAGGATAATCTAGTGGATGCCAGAAGTAAGATTTTAAAGCAGCAGTTATCAGTTCAGAGGTCTCTGCCATTTCGTCTGCAGTGTGATAAAGATGGTCCATCCTTTGTGAAACACCCAAAGAATGGGGATTTTTCTCGGAAAAGAAAATCGACTCAAGGTTATCAGGTTTCAGCTGAAAGTTCAGACCAATTTCCAGTGTCTCAGTTGGGTGAAAACCAGATACTGTCATTGGGAACTTCCAGGACATGTCACGAAGTTGCTGCAACTAAGTTACAGAAGGAAGATACTGCAGTAGATCCTGTGGCTTCAGTTGGAACTGCTTCCATGACATCTGTGTCCAACAGTACTTTAGTACAAGTGAGTAAGATGATACTCAAGAAAAAGCCCAAAGCTCTTACCTCAGCTTTTGCTGAAGGCACAATGGGAATTAACTTTGACACAAGTGTTAATGCTACACGAGTTCAGGACATATCAAATGGTTCCTTAGCTGAGATCATACCTGCACCAGCTCCATCAGAAGCTAATGATGATACAACCATTCTTGATAAGTTCTCCAAGATTCAAATTATAACACAAAG GTATGGACTTGGCTGCAAGAAGAACAAAGTTGACAGTTACATTATGACAAAAGCATCATCATGTTCCCTCTTACCACCAGTTGGGATCTTGATGCCTGAAGATAGTGAAGAAATTGATGGAAGTAGAAATGTTTGCAAAACCCGCATACTAACATATAGGCGTGTTCTATTTTTCTTTGGAG GAAGTAGCTTACCCTTGTCGGCTTCTGAGTCTTGGAGAAAGCTTGTCTTGACTGAATTTGATGAGCCTTGTGGTCACAAGGTAGGAGCTGAAATTGTCTACATAACTGATGCGAAGCGCTTCCATATTGCTTTACTTCCGACACTT CATCTTGCAGATTTGTTTGCTGCTCAGTTCACTTCATTG ATGGAACATGACGGATATGAACTTATGAATGATCGGCTGGAGCATTCTTCATCTACCACCTCTGATTCTTCTTTCAGTAGTTCTCAACATAATGGTTTTTCTGGTGTTCCGTTGCTCCCTTATGAAACTTCTAATATGGACCATCCATTGAGGAGAGTTACAACATTAGATAAGAGCATCTGCACTACTCGTCTGCATCATTTTTCACATAAAAAGATTCTACTTCCAACGAGATTGACATCGTCTTTCGCTGTGGCCAGGAAACAACAGCTAGAAGCTCTTACCAATTTAGGTTTCATGCATCAGCACATTCCTAATGGTTGGAGATCCACAACACTTTATGAAGACACATCGGGTAATGTAAATAGTGCTGCCTTTCTATCACTTAATGGCTTGCAGCAAAGTCCACAGCAGCCTCAGAGAATCTTGCAAAGCAAAGTGGCCGGTGGTGGAACTGAAGATGATGTCATGTGCGGGGAAGAACTTGGGCAAATTTCTGGTTCCAAAAATCCTTGTCAACATTTCTTAAACAGAGGCACCAGTCAAATAACTCAGGCAGTTGATCTAGCAAAGACCAGATTGGCAGTGGGTCCAGGGATGGATGTTGGTCTAGGTATGGGACGTACGAGTAATGGATCTGGGATGACATTAAACCTGGATCATGCTCTGGGTAGAAGCAACGTGTATCCATTCCAAAATAGAGACACGTATGTGCTACATTTTAACAAGCCATTAATGGACTTGTGCAACAATACCTGTGATCCACAGTATCAGCTGCATGTGGATCTTCAGCAAAGTCTGCTACAGAATTTGCAGCATCAACAGCTCCAGCGATTAGGCCCGCTTGAGCAGCATAATTTACCAATGATCCCAGCAGCAGTTAGTCCTCGACAGCTACCCAGAGTACCAGGCAGGCAGGTTATTTCGGGCATTGTAAATGTTGGAATCCCACAGTTGAGCTCCCAAAGTGTCAATTGTGGTGGGAGGTTCACAAAGGAAGATAATCATGGCAAAGACACTGTGTAG
- the LOC135584456 gene encoding protein PHYTOCHROME-DEPENDENT LATE-FLOWERING-like isoform X1, with amino-acid sequence MGVSFKVARVGSRYRPRAPPPDPADAADGDVESALLPVDGPADPPRSDDPKASLLGLDDGLGCFSFFTTRKENNSLGIECEPSFSINLHPDGFFIGKPTEGMLLPLLEDVPKLLHPYDRTSKILFSAIECGWLPGDMLDDIPCKYYNGTLFCEVWDFRTSLSKLGLGGCDSSHDEFPKVQKVCLRMGNESVVKDLQSISDDSWTYDDLLQVESGIIKSLQPLLYLCPKPSLDRLCRTPSSKKLDLSIMGRRLTRKQHDEPEIGLKSVRMEMASSRIIDNLKTQTSGSLEHGGLCYARNTILRSMPFIQQATDWNHSILHTLQMASQPFSISDAGCSLPVPNNAAAIPSFLLPPDHNSKNSLLHTEYCATLGKRSQFQEEVTQNTAVKRPKQGTPVSDISQAEKNVLPGIQEQRRVKLSKKQQEVQISQLVVTCDRHSCPLISETSMKIIPEVEVQMTSQLYKEAAKDMVKEEPTEAKVLCRSDLVKGKKDNLVDARSKILKQQLSVQRSLPFRLQCDKDGPSFVKHPKNGDFSRKRKSTQGYQVSAESSDQFPVSQLGENQILSLGTSRTCHEVAATKLQKEDTAVDPVASVGTASMTSVSNSTLVQVSKMILKKKPKALTSAFAEGTMGINFDTSVNATRVQDISNGSLAEIIPAPAPSEANDDTTILDKFSKIQIITQRYGLGCKKNKVDSYIMTKASSCSLLPPVGILMPEDSEEIDGSRNVCKTRILTYRRVLFFFGGSSLPLSASESWRKLVLTEFDEPCGHKVGAEIVYITDAKRFHIALLPTLHLADLFAAQFTSLMEHDGYELMNDRLEHSSSTTSDSSFSSSQHNGFSGVPLLPYETSNMDHPLRRVTTLDKSICTTRLHHFSHKKILLPTRLTSSFAVARKQQLEALTNLGFMHQHIPNGWRSTTLYEDTSGNVNSAAFLSLNGLQQSPQQPQRILQSKVAGGGTEDDVMCGEELGQISGSKNPCQHFLNRGTSQITQAVDLAKTRLAVGPGMDVGLGMGRTSNGSGMTLNLDHALGRSNVYPFQNRDTYVLHFNKPLMDLCNNTCDPQYQLHVDLQQSLLQNLQHQQLQRLGPLEQHNLPMIPAAVSPRQLPRVPGRQVISGIVNVGIPQLSSQSVNCGGRFTKEDNHGKDTV; translated from the exons ATGGGCGTTTCCTTCAAGGTCGCCCGCGTCGGCTCCCGCTACCGCCCACGGGCTCCCCCTCCGGACCCTGCCGACGCGGCCGACGGCGATGTGGAGAGCGCCCTCCTCCCTGTCGATGGCCCCGCGGATCCACCACGCAGCGATGATCCTAAG GCTTCTTTGCTGGGGTTAGATGATGGACTtggttgtttttctttttttacaacCAGGAAGGAAAACAATTCCCTTGGAATAG AGTGTGAACCATCCTTCTCCATTAACTTACACCCTGATGGTTTCTTTATCGGAAAACCTACTGAG GGTATGCTGCTGCCTTTGCTTGAAGATGTTCCCAAGTTGCTGCACCCCTATGATAGGACATCTAAGATATTGTTTTCT GCAATTGAGTGTGGCTGGTTGCCTGGAGATATGTTGGATGACATACCTTGCAAGTACTACAATGGAACTCTTTTTTGTGAG GTGTGGGACTTTCGCACCTCTTTGTCTAAATTGGGGCTTGGTGGATgtgattcctctcatgatgagttTCCTAAAGTTCAGAAAGTCTGCTTACGAATGGGTAATGAAAGTGTGGTCAAAGACTTGCAATCAATCTCAGATGATTCTTGGACTTATGATGATCTATTG CAAGTTGAATCTGGGATCATCAAGTCCTTGCAACCGCTGCTTTATTTGTGCCCAAAGCCATCTTTGGACAGATTGTGCAGGACGCCATCTTCGAAGAAG cttgatttaagcataatggGGAGGAGATTGACAAGAAAGCAGCATGATGAGCCTGAAATTGGCCTCAAGTCTGTCCGTATGGAAATGGCAAGCAGCAGGATTATTGACAACTTGAAGACACAAACAAGTGGTTCCCTTGAACATGGAGGATTATGTTATGCTCGGAATACCATTTTAAGAAGCATGCCATTCATACAGCAAGCTACTGATTGGAACCACAGTATACTTCACACTTTGCAAATGGCTTCACAACCATTTAGTATCTCAGATGCAGGTTGCTCTCTCCCCGTTCCAAATAATGCTGCAGCAATACCAAGTTTTCTATTACCacctgatcacaattcaaaaaacTCTCTACTTCATACTGAATATTGTGCTACTCTTGGAAAAAGGAGCCAGTTCCAAGAAGAAGTTACTCAGAATACTGCTGTAAAAAGGCCAAAACAAGGAACACCAGTCTCGGATATTTCACAAGCAGAAAAAAATGTGCTGCCTGGAATCCAAGAACAGAGGAGAGTCAAGTTGTCAAAGAAGCAACAGGAAGTTCAGATTAGCCAGCTTGTTGTAACTTGTGATCGACATAGTTGTCCGTTGATAAGTGAGACTTCAATGAAAATAATTCCAGAGGTTGAGGTTCAAATGACCTCTCAGCTATACAAAGAAGCAGCAAAAGATATGGTCAAAGAAGAGCCTACTGAAGCAAAAGTTTTATGTAGGTCAGATTTGGTGAAGGGTAAGAAGGATAATCTAGTGGATGCCAGAAGTAAGATTTTAAAGCAGCAGTTATCAGTTCAGAGGTCTCTGCCATTTCGTCTGCAGTGTGATAAAGATGGTCCATCCTTTGTGAAACACCCAAAGAATGGGGATTTTTCTCGGAAAAGAAAATCGACTCAAGGTTATCAGGTTTCAGCTGAAAGTTCAGACCAATTTCCAGTGTCTCAGTTGGGTGAAAACCAGATACTGTCATTGGGAACTTCCAGGACATGTCACGAAGTTGCTGCAACTAAGTTACAGAAGGAAGATACTGCAGTAGATCCTGTGGCTTCAGTTGGAACTGCTTCCATGACATCTGTGTCCAACAGTACTTTAGTACAAGTGAGTAAGATGATACTCAAGAAAAAGCCCAAAGCTCTTACCTCAGCTTTTGCTGAAGGCACAATGGGAATTAACTTTGACACAAGTGTTAATGCTACACGAGTTCAGGACATATCAAATGGTTCCTTAGCTGAGATCATACCTGCACCAGCTCCATCAGAAGCTAATGATGATACAACCATTCTTGATAAGTTCTCCAAGATTCAAATTATAACACAAAG GTATGGACTTGGCTGCAAGAAGAACAAAGTTGACAGTTACATTATGACAAAAGCATCATCATGTTCCCTCTTACCACCAGTTGGGATCTTGATGCCTGAAGATAGTGAAGAAATTGATGGAAGTAGAAATGTTTGCAAAACCCGCATACTAACATATAGGCGTGTTCTATTTTTCTTTGGAG GAAGTAGCTTACCCTTGTCGGCTTCTGAGTCTTGGAGAAAGCTTGTCTTGACTGAATTTGATGAGCCTTGTGGTCACAAGGTAGGAGCTGAAATTGTCTACATAACTGATGCGAAGCGCTTCCATATTGCTTTACTTCCGACACTT CATCTTGCAGATTTGTTTGCTGCTCAGTTCACTTCATTG ATGGAACATGACGGATATGAACTTATGAATGATCGGCTGGAGCATTCTTCATCTACCACCTCTGATTCTTCTTTCAGTAGTTCTCAACATAATGGTTTTTCTGGTGTTCCGTTGCTCCCTTATGAAACTTCTAATATGGACCATCCATTGAGGAGAGTTACAACATTAGATAAGAGCATCTGCACTACTCGTCTGCATCATTTTTCACATAAAAAGATTCTACTTCCAACGAGATTGACATCGTCTTTCGCTGTGGCCAGGAAACAACAGCTAGAAGCTCTTACCAATTTAGGTTTCATGCATCAGCACATTCCTAATGGTTGGAGATCCACAACACTTTATGAAGACACATCGGGTAATGTAAATAGTGCTGCCTTTCTATCACTTAATGGCTTGCAGCAAAGTCCACAGCAGCCTCAGAGAATCTTGCAAAGCAAAGTGGCCGGTGGTGGAACTGAAGATGATGTCATGTGCGGGGAAGAACTTGGGCAAATTTCTGGTTCCAAAAATCCTTGTCAACATTTCTTAAACAGAGGCACCAGTCAAATAACTCAGGCAGTTGATCTAGCAAAGACCAGATTGGCAGTGGGTCCAGGGATGGATGTTGGTCTAGGTATGGGACGTACGAGTAATGGATCTGGGATGACATTAAACCTGGATCATGCTCTGGGTAGAAGCAACGTGTATCCATTCCAAAATAGAGACACGTATGTGCTACATTTTAACAAGCCATTAATGGACTTGTGCAACAATACCTGTGATCCACAGTATCAGCTGCATGTGGATCTTCAGCAAAGTCTGCTACAGAATTTGCAGCATCAACAGCTCCAGCGATTAGGCCCGCTTGAGCAGCATAATTTACCAATGATCCCAGCAGCAGTTAGTCCTCGACAGCTACCCAGAGTACCAGGCAGGCAGGTTATTTCGGGCATTGTAAATGTTGGAATCCCACAGTTGAGCTCCCAAAGTGTCAATTGTGGTGGGAGGTTCACAAAGGAAGATAATCATGGCAAAGACACTGTGTAG